DNA sequence from the Acidothermus cellulolyticus 11B genome:
AGGCGTTGTTGTCGTACGGCCCGACCGCCAGCTTGGTGATCTGCAATCCCGGGAGCACGCGGACATCCGGCGGGCCGCCGACCCGCACGTCCCCGGTGTACGTCACGACGCCGATGCTATCGGGCCGTCTCGGCTCACCGGCCGGGCAGCCGCGTCACGGCAGGCCCGGCGTCCGCGCCCACATAGGATGAAGCGCAGCTCGCCAGCTGAGGAGGACGGATCTGCGGGTATGGCTGATCGGCTTGTCATCCGGGGCGCTCGCGAGCACAACCTCAAGGACGTCTCTCTCGATCTCCCGCGGAACGCATTGATCGTCTTCACCGGCCTCTCCGGATCGGGAAAATCAAGCCTCGCATTTGACACGATCTTCGCGGAGGGCCAGCGGCGGTACGTGGAGTCCCTCTCGGCGTACGCCCGGCAATTTCTCGGTCAGATGGACAAGCCGGACGTTGATTTCATCGAGGGGCTCTCGCCGGCGGTGTCCATCGACCAAAAATCGACGTCGCGAAATCCGCGCTCCACGGTGGGTACGATCACCGAGGTTTACGACTACCTGCGTCTGCTGTACGCGCGGATCGGGCATCCGCACTGCCCGGTCTGCGGACGGGCGATTTCCCGCCAGACGCCGCAGCAGATCGTCGACCGCATCCTGGAATTTCCCGCCGGTACGCGATTCCAGGTGCTTGCGCCGGTCGTCCGCGGCCGCAAAGGCGAGTACGCCGAGATGTTCGCCGAGCTGCAGAGCAAAGGTTTCGTGCGGGTACGGGTCGACGGCGTCGTCCACCCGCTGGACAATCCGCCTCGGTTGAAAAAGCAGGAGAAGCACACCATCGACGTCGTGGTCGACCGGCTTGCCGTCAAGGAGAACGTCGCCCATCGGCTCGTTGACTCGATTGAGACGGCGCTGCGGCTCTCCGGAGGTCTGGTCACGCTCGAATTCGTCGATCTGCCGGAGAGCGACCCGCACCGGGAGCGAATGTTCTCCGAACATCTCGCCTGTCCCGACGACGACCTGGATTTTGAAGAATTGGAGCCGCGTTCTTTCTCCTTCAATTCGCCGTACGGCGCCTGTCCGGAATGCACCGGCCTCGGCACCCGGCTCGTCGCCGATCCCGATCTCATCGTTCCGGATCCGAGCAAATCCATCGCGGACGGCGCCATCGCGCCGTGGGCGACCGGGCACGTGTCGGACTACTTTGTCCGCCTCCTCGAGGCATTGGCCGACGCGGCGGGATTCTCCACCCAGACCCGCTGGGACCGGCTGCCCGCCAAAGCCCGCAAGTACATCCTGTACGGGTACCCCGAACCGTTGTACGTCCAATACCGCAATCGGTACGGCCGGCACCGGTCATACCACACGACCTACGAAGGTGTCGTGCCGTACATCGAACGCCGGCACGGCGAAGTCGACAGCGACTACAGCCGGGAGCGGTTCGAGAGCTACATGCGGGAAGTGCCGTGCCCGAAGTGCCAGGGCAAACGGCTCAAGCCGCTCGCGCTCGCCGTGACGGTCGGCGGGAAGTCCATCGCCGACGTGTCCGCCATGCCCATCAGCGAATGTGCGCGATTCCTGCGCGCCCTTGACCTAACCGCACGGGAACGGCAGATCGCCGAGCGCGTGCTCAAAGAAGTGAACACCCGCCTGGGTTTCCTGCTGGACGTCGGTCTCGACTACCTCACGCTTGACCGTCCCGCCGCTACGTTGGCGGGTGGCGAGGCGCAACGCATTCGGCTGGCCACCCAGATCGGCTCCGGTCTTGTCGGCGTTCTCTATGTGCTGGACGAGCCGAGTATCGGCCTGCACCAGCGCGACAACCACCGTCTCATCGAGACCCTGCTCCGCCTCCGCGATCTCGGCAATACGCTGATCGTGGTCGAGCACGATGAGGACACCATCCGCGCGGCGGATTGGGTGGTCGACATCGGTCCCGGCGCCGGTGAGCACGGTGGACAGATCGTCGTCTCCGGGCCGGTGCCTGAACTGCTGGCGTGCAAAGAGTCGCTCACCGGCGCGTACCTTTCCGGACGGCGAACCATCGAGGTACCGGCGATCCGGCGGCCCGCCGATCCCAAGCGCCGGCTGATCGTCAAGGGTGCCCGAGAGCACAACCTCCGCAACATCGACGTCGCGTTTCCGCTGGGCTGCTTCGTCGTCGTGACCGGCGTCTCGGGCTCGGGAAAATCAACGCTGGTCAACGACATTCTCTATGCCGCGTTGGCCAAGGAACTGAACGGGGCGAAAACCGTGCCCGGCCGGCACGACCGCATCCTCGGTCTCGACCTCGTCGACAAGGCGATTCACGTCGACCAGAGCCCGATCGGCCGGACGCCGCGGTCGAACCCCGCGACCTACACCGGTGTGTTTGATGACATCCGCCGGCTCTTCGCGGAGACCACGGAAGCCAAGGTGCGCGGATACACTCCCGGGCGTTTCTCCTTCAACGTGAAGGGCGGCCGCTGCGAAGCGTGCGCCGGCGACGGCACCATCAAAATCGAAATGAATTTCCTGCCCGACGTTTACGTGCCGTGCGAAGTGTGCCATGGCGCGCGGTACAACCGGGAGACCCTCGAGGTGCATTACAAGGGCAAGACAATTGCCGACGTCCTGGACATGCCGATCGAAGAAGCAGCCGACTTCTTCGGCCCGCTGCCGGGCATCGCCCGCCGGCTCACCACTCTCGTCGAGGTCGGTCTGGGTTATGTCCGACTCGGCCAACCGGCCCCGACCCTCTCCGGCGGGGAAGCGCAGCGGGTGAAACTCGCGTCCGAGCTGCAGAAGCGGGCGACCGGTCGCACCGTGTACATCCTCGACGAGCCGACGACCGGCCTGCATTTCGAAGACGTCCGCAAGCTGCTTGCCGTTCTGCAATCCCTTGTCGAGCGCGGCAATACCGTGATCGTCATTGAGCATAATCTTGACGTCATCAAGACGGCCGACTGGGTGATCGACCTCGGTCCCGAGGGCGGCGCCGCCGGCGGACAGGTGGTCGCCGAGGGTCCACCCGAACAGGTGGCGGCGACGGAAGGCAGCTACACCGGCGCCTTTCTGCGCAAGGTGCTCCGCCTCTCCTAACGGCGTTCCGCGGTACCGACGGCGGGGCGGCTACGCTGACAGGCGTGCACGCACCGCAGCTGCGCAAGCCGGCTGCCGGGGAGATTCCGGAGTCACCCGGCGTCTACCGGTTCTGGGACGCGCATGATCGGGTCATCTACGTCGGAAAGGCGAAGAACCTGCGCGCCCGACTGACCAGTTACTTCGCGGATCCGGCGCTCCTTCATCCGCGGACCCGGGCCATGGTGACAGCGGCCGCCCGCCTCGACTGGGTCATCGTCCGCACCGAGGTTGAGGCGCTGCAACTGGAATACAACTGGATCAAGCAGTACGAGCCTCGCTTCAACATCAAGTATCGGGACGACAAGAGTTACCCTTACCTCGCCGTCACGCTCGCCGAACCCGTGCCGCGCCTCATGGTTTATCGCGGCAAGCGAAAGAAAGGCAACCGGTATTTCGGGCCCTTTGCGCACGCCTGGGCCATTCGTGACACTCTGGATTTGCTGCTCCGGGTGTTTCCCGCCCGCACCTGCTCCGCCGGCGTCTACCGCCGAGCTCAGCGCATTGGACGGCCGTGCCTGCTGGGATACATCGGAAAATGCAGCGCACCGTGTGTCGGCTGGGTGTCGGAGGAGCAGCACCGGCAAATCGTCCTCGACTTCTGTGACGTGATGGGCGGAAGAGCCACGGAGTACCTCCGCCGGCTGGAAAAGGACATGCGCGCCGCAGCCGCCGCGGAGGACTTCGAACGGGCGGCGCGGCTGCGCGACGATGCCGCCGCGCTGCGGCTGGCCATCGAAAAACAGACGGTGGTCCTCCCCGAGAATACCGATGCAGACGTTATCGCCTTGGCCGACGACGACTTGGAGGCGGCGGTCCATGTGTTCTTCGTCCGCGATGGACGGGTCCGCGGTCAGCGCGGCTGGGTGGTGGAGAAGGTCGAAGCGCTGGACACCGCCGACCTCGTTCAGCATTTTCTCGCCCAACTGTACGGCGAAACGGGTGCGGAATCCGCCGACGTGCCGCGGGAAATCTTGGTGCCCGTCGCACCAAGCGACACCGAGACGCTCGAACGCTGGCTCAGCTCACGCCGCGGCGGACGCGTCACCATCCGCGTTCCCCAGCGCGGCGACAAGAAGGCCCTGCTGGAGACGGTTGCCCAGAATGCGGCCCAGGCGCTCCACCTGCACAAGGTCCGCCGGGCCGGCGACCTCACCGCCCGCGGCCGGGCGCTGCGGGAAATCCAGGAAGCCCTCAATCTTCCCGACGCACCGCTGCGCATTGAGTGCTACGACGTGTCCACATTGCAGGGCACCGACGTCGTCGCGTCGATGGTCGTGTTTGAAGACGGCCTGCCGCGGAAGAGCGAATATCGTCGCTTTGCCCTGCGCGGCGTCGGTGGGGGGGACGTCGGGGCAATTCACGAGGTGATCAGTCGCCGTTTCCGCCGGTATCTGGACGAGCGGATGCAAACGGACTCGCCCATCGACGACGGAACCGGGCCGGACCAGCCGCGGGTCGACGCGGCCGCGCATCACCGAAAGTTCAGCTACCCGCCGAGCCTGGTCATTGTTGACGGCGGTGCGCCGCAGGTGGCGGCGGCAAAGAAGGCCCTCGACGAACTGGGCATCGATGACGTTGCCCTGGCGGGACTCGCGAAACGCCTGGAAGAAATCTGGCTCCCCGATCGCGAGGAACCCGTCATCCTGCCGCGGGCCAGCGAAGGACTCTACCTCTTGCAGCGGTTGCGCGACGAGGCGCACCGTTTCGCCATCTCCTACCACCGTGCGAAACGGTCCACGTCGATGACCCGCAGTGTGCTGGAGGGAATCCCGGGAATCGGGGAGACCCGCCGCAAGGCCTTCCTGCGGCATTTCGGATCGGTTCAGCGAATGCGGCAAGCAACCGTAGCGGAATTGGCCGCCGTGCCGGGCGTGGGACGGCGTACCGCTGAGGTTGTTTTCGCGGCCCTGCATGGAGCGGACCAATGACCGGCGACGTCCGGCGGCTGCCGGACGGCCACGCCGCTCCTGCCCTCAACCCGCTGACTGGAATCAAACTTGTCGTCCTCACCGGCCTCTCCGGTGCCGGCCGGAGCACAGCCGCCAAGTGCCTGGAGGACCTCGGCTGGTTCGTCGTCGACAACCTTCCGCCGGGACTCCTGGACACCATGGTGGATCTCGGCGTCCGCAGCGGCGGTGCGATCAACAAAATCGCCGCGGTCGTGGACGTGCGCAGCCGCGCGTTCACCTCCGACCTCTACGGCGCCTTGGGCGTGCTGCGTAACCGGGGCACCGCCTTGCGGATTGTCTTTCTCGAAGCAAGCGACGATGAGCTCATCCGCCGTTTTGAGAATGTCCGCCGCCCGCACCCGCTGCAAGGCGACGGACGGCTGGCTGACGGCATCGCCCGCGAGCGGGAATTGCTCCGTGACGTCCGCGGCGTCGCGGACCTTGTCATCGATACGACGAATCTCAACGTCCACGAATTGCGCGGCAAGATTATCGCGGCATTTAGCGACGACAACCAACCCGCGCTCCGTGCGACCGTTGTGTCGTTTGGATACAAGTACGGCCTGCCGGCGGACGCCGACCTCGTCGTCGATTGCCGATTCCTGCCCAATCCGCACTGGGTGGACGAACTC
Encoded proteins:
- the uvrA gene encoding excinuclease ABC subunit UvrA — translated: MADRLVIRGAREHNLKDVSLDLPRNALIVFTGLSGSGKSSLAFDTIFAEGQRRYVESLSAYARQFLGQMDKPDVDFIEGLSPAVSIDQKSTSRNPRSTVGTITEVYDYLRLLYARIGHPHCPVCGRAISRQTPQQIVDRILEFPAGTRFQVLAPVVRGRKGEYAEMFAELQSKGFVRVRVDGVVHPLDNPPRLKKQEKHTIDVVVDRLAVKENVAHRLVDSIETALRLSGGLVTLEFVDLPESDPHRERMFSEHLACPDDDLDFEELEPRSFSFNSPYGACPECTGLGTRLVADPDLIVPDPSKSIADGAIAPWATGHVSDYFVRLLEALADAAGFSTQTRWDRLPAKARKYILYGYPEPLYVQYRNRYGRHRSYHTTYEGVVPYIERRHGEVDSDYSRERFESYMREVPCPKCQGKRLKPLALAVTVGGKSIADVSAMPISECARFLRALDLTARERQIAERVLKEVNTRLGFLLDVGLDYLTLDRPAATLAGGEAQRIRLATQIGSGLVGVLYVLDEPSIGLHQRDNHRLIETLLRLRDLGNTLIVVEHDEDTIRAADWVVDIGPGAGEHGGQIVVSGPVPELLACKESLTGAYLSGRRTIEVPAIRRPADPKRRLIVKGAREHNLRNIDVAFPLGCFVVVTGVSGSGKSTLVNDILYAALAKELNGAKTVPGRHDRILGLDLVDKAIHVDQSPIGRTPRSNPATYTGVFDDIRRLFAETTEAKVRGYTPGRFSFNVKGGRCEACAGDGTIKIEMNFLPDVYVPCEVCHGARYNRETLEVHYKGKTIADVLDMPIEEAADFFGPLPGIARRLTTLVEVGLGYVRLGQPAPTLSGGEAQRVKLASELQKRATGRTVYILDEPTTGLHFEDVRKLLAVLQSLVERGNTVIVIEHNLDVIKTADWVIDLGPEGGAAGGQVVAEGPPEQVAATEGSYTGAFLRKVLRLS
- the rapZ gene encoding RNase adapter RapZ, translating into MTGDVRRLPDGHAAPALNPLTGIKLVVLTGLSGAGRSTAAKCLEDLGWFVVDNLPPGLLDTMVDLGVRSGGAINKIAAVVDVRSRAFTSDLYGALGVLRNRGTALRIVFLEASDDELIRRFENVRRPHPLQGDGRLADGIARERELLRDVRGVADLVIDTTNLNVHELRGKIIAAFSDDNQPALRATVVSFGYKYGLPADADLVVDCRFLPNPHWVDELRPLTGRDDAVREYVLAQPGAQDFLDTYSKVLGTVVDGYLREGKRYLTLAVGCTGGKHRSVVIAEELAERLRRLATAESRIDVQVAHRDLGRE
- the uvrC gene encoding excinuclease ABC subunit UvrC, which gives rise to MHAPQLRKPAAGEIPESPGVYRFWDAHDRVIYVGKAKNLRARLTSYFADPALLHPRTRAMVTAAARLDWVIVRTEVEALQLEYNWIKQYEPRFNIKYRDDKSYPYLAVTLAEPVPRLMVYRGKRKKGNRYFGPFAHAWAIRDTLDLLLRVFPARTCSAGVYRRAQRIGRPCLLGYIGKCSAPCVGWVSEEQHRQIVLDFCDVMGGRATEYLRRLEKDMRAAAAAEDFERAARLRDDAAALRLAIEKQTVVLPENTDADVIALADDDLEAAVHVFFVRDGRVRGQRGWVVEKVEALDTADLVQHFLAQLYGETGAESADVPREILVPVAPSDTETLERWLSSRRGGRVTIRVPQRGDKKALLETVAQNAAQALHLHKVRRAGDLTARGRALREIQEALNLPDAPLRIECYDVSTLQGTDVVASMVVFEDGLPRKSEYRRFALRGVGGGDVGAIHEVISRRFRRYLDERMQTDSPIDDGTGPDQPRVDAAAHHRKFSYPPSLVIVDGGAPQVAAAKKALDELGIDDVALAGLAKRLEEIWLPDREEPVILPRASEGLYLLQRLRDEAHRFAISYHRAKRSTSMTRSVLEGIPGIGETRRKAFLRHFGSVQRMRQATVAELAAVPGVGRRTAEVVFAALHGADQ